One genomic segment of Paraburkholderia phymatum STM815 includes these proteins:
- a CDS encoding ABC transporter permease translates to MSTPSTLLPPVRAEYERPLEPVGDLAVEAPLPIARRLANQSWLSKTIIAIVLIAGWELAARAIDNDLLLPTFGATFAAFVQGIASGELLQKTAASMSVLLRGYLLGVALAFLLTSLAVSTRIGRDLLSMLTAMFNPLPSIALLPLALLWFGLGTGSLLFVLVHAVLWPLALNMYAGFRAVPATLRMAGRNYGLTGLHHVVLILVPAALPSILAGLRVGWAFAWRTLIAAELVFGASSGNGGLGWYIFQNRNELYTDRVFGGLAAVIAIGLLVEHLVFDTLERMTVRRWGLQQ, encoded by the coding sequence ATGAGCACGCCTTCCACGTTGCTGCCGCCCGTGCGCGCCGAATACGAGCGGCCGCTCGAACCCGTCGGCGATCTTGCCGTCGAAGCACCGTTGCCCATCGCGCGGCGTCTCGCGAACCAGTCGTGGCTCAGCAAGACGATCATCGCGATCGTGCTGATCGCAGGCTGGGAACTCGCCGCGCGCGCAATCGACAACGATCTGCTGTTGCCTACGTTCGGTGCCACCTTCGCTGCGTTCGTGCAGGGCATCGCATCGGGCGAACTGCTGCAGAAGACGGCCGCATCGATGTCCGTGCTGTTGCGCGGGTATCTGCTTGGCGTCGCGCTCGCTTTCCTGCTGACCTCGCTCGCCGTATCGACACGCATCGGCCGCGACTTGCTGTCGATGCTGACGGCGATGTTCAATCCGTTGCCGTCGATTGCGCTGCTGCCGCTCGCGCTGCTGTGGTTCGGTCTCGGCACGGGCAGCCTGCTGTTCGTGCTCGTGCATGCCGTATTGTGGCCGCTTGCGCTCAACATGTACGCGGGCTTTCGTGCGGTGCCCGCGACATTGCGGATGGCGGGGCGCAACTATGGCCTGACGGGGTTGCACCATGTGGTGCTGATCCTTGTGCCTGCCGCGCTGCCGTCGATTCTTGCGGGCCTGCGCGTGGGCTGGGCATTCGCATGGCGCACGCTGATCGCAGCCGAACTGGTGTTCGGTGCGAGTAGCGGAAACGGCGGACTGGGCTGGTACATCTTCCAGAACCGCAACGAGCTTTACACCGACCGCGTATTTGGGGGGCTCGCCGCGGTGATCGCGATTGGCCTGCTCGTCGAGCATCTGGTGTTCGACACGCTGGAACGTATGACGGTGCGCCGCTGGGGTCTGCAGCAGTGA
- a CDS encoding sensor domain-containing phosphodiesterase, producing the protein MWNADLSADGTQAQLIDQAAHAAEAAGAPWAWYRAGQHLELVREGAARFDWPRSIVPAMLHDACVEYGWFAWPTGRRDLALGWLLAPASCAGDSAFAAFARVIGEQMQADALMRAQNVQRVLYDIAYLASSISERGEFLQAIHERLGTLIDAENFYLALYDRETGAVTYPYYIDLIDTEAVDTNHMDMVDRERLSLTGYVLTTGQPLLIDEKGIIEASARGRFHCVGHRPKFWMGAPLKNASDEVFGMVTMQVYDATRIYSAEDRALFLVVARHVAMALDRILHRVGLEAEVARRTAELSRLNDTLRAEIAERERAQHLQAALFEIAELSSQSVEIGKFFRSLHEIVGGLLYAKNFYVALFDPATAEVSFPYYIDETQQEVPTSRRRERGLTEYVIRQRVPCLFDTSDAVRLVEAGEIKLDSENIRLRSWLGVPLFDGIVVRGVLVVQSYSSSVNYDRRDQELLTFVSRHIDTALSRRRVAEAQQAANLELEARVLARTQELDAANARLLHENYHDALTGLPNRSHLYERLAAAWLGYSSRGEPLSVLFIDLDRFKVVNDSLGHLFGDALLVEVAGRLRDCLRRDDLLARLGGDEFAVVVPGASLQTVLTLAERILAAFDTPFNIGEQTVFTSCSVGVVSADSAHHREPADLLRDADAAMYRVKNRGRDSFAVFNQQMRRELSDQIETEGALRNALKRDGELVPYFQPIVDIASGELVALEALIRWQQPNGEVWAPGRFLPAVEGLKLIGRLDMYMLTRVAEILAQREHIDWPPVQVNLSSYSMTRPEFAEELLELLKRYGVHPSRVSLELTEGALVAEPDLARNTMQSLADNGMSVVLDDFGTGFSSLSYVHQYRFSGLKIDKSFVLELTQSARSRAIVRAIVRMAESLELTVVAEGIEDQATLDLLRTIGAAHGQGYHLARPMSLEALMGSASAPRLRVLAQ; encoded by the coding sequence ATGTGGAATGCCGATCTGTCGGCAGACGGTACGCAAGCGCAGTTGATCGACCAGGCGGCGCACGCGGCCGAGGCAGCCGGCGCGCCTTGGGCGTGGTACCGGGCGGGCCAGCATCTGGAACTCGTACGCGAAGGCGCGGCGCGGTTCGACTGGCCGCGCTCCATCGTGCCCGCGATGCTGCACGACGCCTGCGTCGAGTACGGCTGGTTCGCGTGGCCGACTGGCCGCAGGGATCTCGCGCTCGGCTGGCTGCTTGCGCCCGCGTCGTGCGCGGGCGACTCCGCATTTGCCGCGTTCGCGCGCGTGATCGGCGAACAAATGCAGGCCGATGCACTGATGCGCGCGCAAAACGTGCAGCGCGTGCTGTACGACATCGCGTATCTCGCCAGCTCGATCAGCGAGCGCGGCGAATTTCTGCAGGCGATTCACGAGCGTCTCGGTACGCTGATCGACGCTGAGAATTTCTATCTCGCACTTTACGACCGTGAAACGGGCGCCGTCACCTATCCGTACTACATTGACCTGATCGATACCGAAGCCGTCGATACGAACCACATGGACATGGTCGACCGGGAGCGGCTCTCGCTGACGGGTTACGTGCTGACGACGGGGCAGCCGCTGCTGATCGACGAGAAGGGCATCATCGAGGCAAGTGCGAGGGGGCGCTTTCATTGTGTCGGGCATCGGCCGAAGTTCTGGATGGGCGCGCCGCTGAAGAATGCGTCGGACGAAGTGTTCGGCATGGTGACGATGCAGGTGTACGACGCGACGCGCATCTATAGCGCCGAGGACCGTGCGCTCTTTCTGGTTGTTGCGCGGCACGTGGCGATGGCGCTCGACCGCATTCTGCATCGCGTCGGGCTCGAAGCCGAGGTCGCGCGCCGAACGGCTGAGCTTTCGCGTCTGAACGACACGCTGCGCGCGGAGATAGCCGAGCGCGAGCGCGCGCAGCATTTACAGGCGGCGCTGTTCGAAATCGCGGAGCTGTCGAGTCAGTCCGTCGAGATCGGCAAGTTCTTTCGCAGTCTGCACGAGATCGTCGGCGGGCTGCTGTACGCGAAGAACTTCTACGTTGCGCTGTTCGATCCCGCGACGGCGGAGGTGTCGTTTCCGTATTACATCGACGAAACGCAGCAGGAAGTGCCGACGTCGCGGCGCCGCGAGCGCGGACTTACGGAGTACGTGATCCGTCAGCGCGTGCCGTGTCTGTTTGACACGAGCGATGCCGTGCGCCTTGTCGAAGCGGGCGAGATCAAGCTGGACAGCGAGAACATCCGTTTGCGCTCGTGGCTCGGCGTGCCGCTCTTCGACGGCATCGTGGTGCGCGGCGTGCTGGTCGTGCAGAGTTATTCGTCGAGCGTGAATTACGACAGGCGCGATCAGGAACTGCTGACATTCGTGTCGCGCCATATCGATACCGCGTTGTCGCGGCGGCGTGTCGCGGAAGCGCAGCAGGCGGCGAATCTCGAACTTGAAGCGCGAGTGCTGGCGCGCACGCAGGAACTGGACGCCGCCAATGCGCGGCTCTTGCACGAGAACTATCACGATGCGTTGACGGGCTTGCCGAACCGTTCGCATCTGTACGAACGGCTGGCGGCGGCGTGGCTTGGCTACAGCAGCCGCGGCGAGCCTCTTTCGGTGCTGTTCATCGACCTGGATCGCTTCAAGGTCGTCAACGACAGTCTCGGCCATTTGTTCGGCGATGCGTTGCTCGTGGAAGTGGCGGGGCGCTTGCGCGACTGTTTGCGGCGAGACGATCTGCTTGCGCGGCTCGGCGGCGACGAGTTCGCCGTCGTCGTGCCGGGTGCGAGCTTGCAGACGGTGCTAACGCTGGCGGAGCGCATTCTTGCGGCGTTCGACACGCCGTTCAATATCGGCGAGCAGACGGTGTTCACCTCATGTAGCGTTGGTGTGGTGAGCGCGGATAGTGCGCATCACCGGGAGCCGGCCGATTTGCTGCGCGATGCCGATGCTGCGATGTATCGCGTGAAGAATCGCGGGCGCGACAGTTTCGCGGTGTTCAATCAGCAGATGCGTCGCGAGCTGTCGGACCAGATCGAAACGGAGGGCGCGCTGCGCAACGCGCTGAAGCGCGACGGCGAGCTGGTGCCGTATTTTCAGCCTATTGTCGATATCGCCAGTGGCGAGCTGGTTGCGCTGGAAGCGCTGATTCGCTGGCAGCAGCCGAACGGCGAGGTGTGGGCGCCGGGGCGTTTTCTGCCTGCCGTGGAGGGATTAAAGCTGATTGGTCGGCTCGACATGTACATGCTGACGCGCGTGGCCGAGATTCTTGCGCAGCGGGAGCATATCGACTGGCCGCCCGTGCAGGTGAATCTGTCGAGTTACAGCATGACGCGTCCAGAGTTCGCGGAAGAGTTGCTCGAACTGTTGAAGCGCTATGGCGTGCATCCTTCGCGCGTTTCACTCGAACTGACGGAGGGTGCGCTCGTTGCCGAGCCGGATCTTGCGCGCAATACGATGCAAAGTCTTGCCGATAACGGGATGAGTGTCGTGCTCGACGATTTCGGCACGGGTTTTTCGTCGTTGAGCTATGTGCATCAGTATCGGTTCAGTGGCTTAAAGATTGACAAGTCATTCGTGTTGGAGCTGACGCAGAGTGCGCGGAGCCGGGCGATCGTGCGGGCCATCGTGCGGATGGCGGAGTCGCTGGAGTTGACGGTTGTTGCGGAAGGGATCGAGGATCAGGCGACGTTGGATTTATTGCGGACGATCGGTGCTGCGCACGGGCAGGGGTATCACCTGGCGCGGCCGATGTCGCTGGAGGCGTTGATGGGATCGGCGTCGGCGCCAAGGTTACGGGTGTTGGCGCAATAG
- a CDS encoding TetR family transcriptional regulator, producing MKKASRATVPEHIETLPETSHPRRKYDPEETKRNILEVATQEFSSMGLTGARVDAIAERTNTTKRMLYYYFGSKEGLYEAVLEKVYGDIRALEQDLKISDMSPMDGLRSLVEFTFDYHDKHRDFVRLVTIENIHGAKYIEQVKTFKNRNATVIHTIEDLLTRGVASGDFREDIDAIDLHLLISSLCFHRIANRHTFGTAFGRDPSHARLRARHRAMIVDAILRFVKK from the coding sequence ATGAAAAAGGCAAGCCGAGCAACCGTGCCCGAGCATATCGAGACCCTGCCCGAGACCTCCCATCCGCGGCGCAAATACGATCCCGAAGAGACGAAGCGCAACATCCTCGAGGTAGCTACGCAGGAGTTTTCGTCGATGGGACTGACGGGCGCGCGTGTCGACGCAATCGCCGAGCGCACCAACACGACGAAGCGCATGCTGTACTACTATTTCGGCAGCAAGGAAGGCTTGTACGAGGCGGTGCTCGAGAAGGTGTATGGCGACATTCGCGCGCTCGAACAGGATCTGAAGATCAGCGACATGAGCCCGATGGATGGGCTACGCAGTCTGGTGGAGTTCACGTTCGACTATCACGATAAACATCGCGACTTCGTGCGTCTCGTGACGATCGAGAACATTCACGGCGCGAAGTACATCGAGCAGGTGAAGACCTTCAAGAATCGCAATGCGACGGTGATTCACACCATCGAAGATCTGTTGACGCGAGGAGTCGCGTCAGGGGATTTTCGCGAGGATATCGATGCCATTGATCTCCATCTGCTCATTAGCTCGTTGTGCTTTCATCGGATTGCGAATCGGCATACGTTCGGTACCGCTTTTGGGCGTGATCCGTCTCACGCGAGGCTAAGAGCGCGGCATCGCGCTATGATCGTTGATGCTATTTTGAGGTTTGTTAAGAAGTAG
- a CDS encoding NAD(P)/FAD-dependent oxidoreductase translates to MHSYYEATVERPVRPALHGQLSANVCVVGGGLAGLSTALGLAERGVREVVVVEAKQVGYGASGRNGGFVFGGYSLDCADLLRILGPARARELYALTIDAVDLMRARIQRYAISCDATDAGVILANWFDDPSRLDSQRRLMKEAFDVEWEPLGAAELSARLKTTRYHGGLFERNAFHFHPLKYVLGVARAAEAAGVRIVEQSPVTSLRRHGAGFAVETAHGTIDARHVVMAGGGYARNVYRRVERAVLPVATYVMATEPLGAGLADAIACPSAVYDTRFAFDYYRPLPDTRILWGGRISIREREPEVIARLLRRDLLKVYPQLRHVRIEHAWGGLMSYARHKMPQIGRSGDGVWYAVGFGGHGMAPTTVSGELLAAAIAGERPVPEAFASFGLTHTFGALGLAAAQLSYTAMQTRDALADRPRRPR, encoded by the coding sequence ATGCATAGCTACTACGAAGCGACCGTCGAGCGTCCCGTGCGCCCTGCGCTGCACGGACAACTGAGCGCGAATGTCTGCGTCGTCGGCGGCGGGCTGGCGGGCCTGTCGACGGCGCTGGGATTGGCCGAGCGCGGCGTACGCGAGGTCGTCGTGGTCGAAGCGAAGCAGGTCGGCTACGGCGCGTCGGGCCGCAATGGCGGCTTCGTGTTCGGCGGCTACAGCCTCGATTGCGCGGACCTGTTGCGAATTCTCGGGCCTGCGCGGGCGCGCGAACTCTACGCGTTGACCATCGACGCCGTCGATCTGATGCGTGCGCGGATCCAGCGTTACGCTATCTCCTGCGACGCGACCGATGCGGGCGTGATCCTCGCGAACTGGTTCGACGATCCGTCGCGGCTCGACAGCCAGCGCCGCCTGATGAAGGAAGCGTTCGACGTCGAATGGGAACCGCTCGGCGCCGCCGAGCTGAGCGCGCGCCTGAAGACGACGCGTTATCACGGTGGACTGTTCGAGCGCAACGCCTTTCACTTTCATCCATTGAAGTATGTGCTGGGTGTCGCGCGCGCCGCCGAAGCAGCCGGCGTGCGGATCGTCGAGCAGTCGCCCGTCACGTCGCTACGCCGGCACGGCGCGGGGTTTGCCGTCGAGACGGCGCACGGCACCATCGACGCCCGGCACGTCGTGATGGCGGGCGGCGGCTATGCGCGCAATGTGTACCGGCGCGTCGAGCGCGCGGTGCTGCCTGTCGCCACCTACGTGATGGCGACAGAGCCGCTCGGCGCGGGGCTGGCCGATGCGATCGCCTGTCCTTCCGCCGTCTACGACACGCGCTTCGCCTTCGACTACTATCGGCCGCTGCCCGACACACGCATCCTGTGGGGCGGACGCATTTCGATTCGGGAACGCGAGCCCGAAGTCATCGCGCGGCTGTTGCGCCGCGATTTGCTGAAAGTGTATCCGCAGTTGCGCCACGTGCGCATCGAGCATGCGTGGGGCGGTCTGATGAGTTACGCGCGGCACAAGATGCCGCAGATCGGCCGCAGCGGTGACGGCGTCTGGTACGCGGTCGGCTTCGGCGGACATGGAATGGCGCCGACCACGGTGTCGGGCGAACTGCTGGCGGCCGCCATCGCGGGCGAACGCCCGGTGCCCGAAGCGTTCGCCTCGTTCGGTCTCACGCACACATTCGGCGCGCTGGGGCTCGCCGCCGCGCAACTGAGCTACACGGCGATGCAGACGCGCGATGCACTCGCCGACCGGCCACGGCGCCCGCGCTGA
- a CDS encoding transglycosylase domain-containing protein, with protein sequence MNRPLRFPLRAIGTTSVWKWFKWLFFAAFLVAVAFGVRFLQIEMDTSRLQARYLSELTRDVGFTVSEGPSDNIRFPTDGPYDIRLGYALLPAFERRLKERGFAVASQARDSERMASLADDGLFIPYDEKDQAGLTLYDATGTRLFGAQYPARVYDDFEAVPPLVVSALLFIEDRHLLDSDQPNRNPAIDWGRFSRALMDQGLRVFNHTQPQPGGSTLATQIEKFRHSPGGRTATPKEKLRQIASASVRAYLDGPRTMPAREQIVVRYLNSVPLAAQPGIGEVNGIGDGLAAWYGRDFAEVNRVLKAPPTPENLPEQGLAFRQVLSLMIAQRGPSHFLLRKNDELNALTESYLRIFATNGVITPQLRDAALAQQLVLTRAKVATPEGSFIERKAVTSLRTHLLSSLGVSNLYDLDRLDVRVTSTMNNQVQQAISDRLAAATTKDGAQAAGLYGFNMLQPKDDPSKIAFSFTLFEKRDGVNLLRVQTDSVNRPFDINSGARLNLGSTAKLRTIITYLQIMSELHARYGQMSVDELRAVKPEREDALTRWAVDYFMHTNDRSLPAMLDASVERKYSANAGETFFTGGGAQTFTNFEADENSRILTVHQAFQHSVNLVFVRIMRDIVHYETIKTSGPSSQWLSDPDTRKMYLTRFADQESRVYMNRFYTKYHGKTQDEMLAVLLRGVRKSPPKVATVLRSVRPDAPQAWFNSQMRAALKNTPKANPPDDALAELYAKYAIDKFNLNDRAYISSVHPLELWLVNYLRERPEASANDVMEASREVRADAYKWLFKTRYHATQDRRIRRMVEQHAYDAIGKSWQALGYPFAHLTPSYAAAIGASGDRPAALAQLIGVIANKGNQAPTQSLSELEFAKGTPYETRFVRATPQPNEAISPEIARVAQAMMRDVVAGGTAKRLAGGMTFPNGTTLEVYGKTGTGDQRLNIYAKGRRLIESRKVNRTATFVFAIGDRFFGTLTAVVHEPYAKRYDFTSALAVQLLKSMAAELQPLLDPSTDAGGSTTASR encoded by the coding sequence ATGAATCGGCCACTACGGTTTCCGTTACGCGCAATCGGCACCACTTCTGTCTGGAAGTGGTTCAAGTGGCTCTTTTTCGCCGCGTTTCTCGTCGCTGTTGCCTTCGGCGTGCGCTTTCTCCAGATCGAGATGGACACGTCGCGATTGCAGGCGCGCTACCTGTCCGAACTCACGCGCGACGTCGGCTTCACCGTATCGGAAGGGCCCAGCGACAACATCCGTTTTCCTACCGACGGACCTTACGACATCCGCCTCGGCTACGCGCTGCTACCCGCTTTCGAGCGCCGTCTGAAAGAGCGCGGCTTTGCCGTGGCCTCGCAGGCGCGCGATTCGGAACGCATGGCGTCACTCGCCGACGACGGCCTTTTCATTCCTTACGATGAAAAGGATCAGGCTGGCCTGACGCTCTATGACGCGACGGGCACGCGCCTGTTCGGCGCGCAATATCCCGCGCGCGTGTATGACGATTTCGAGGCGGTGCCGCCCCTCGTCGTGTCGGCGCTACTGTTCATCGAAGACCGCCATCTGCTCGATAGCGACCAGCCGAACCGTAATCCTGCGATCGACTGGGGGCGCTTCAGCCGTGCGCTGATGGATCAGGGGCTGCGGGTTTTCAACCATACCCAGCCGCAGCCAGGCGGCAGCACGCTCGCCACGCAGATCGAGAAATTCCGCCATTCGCCCGGCGGCCGCACTGCGACGCCAAAGGAAAAGCTCCGGCAGATCGCGTCGGCGTCCGTGCGCGCCTATCTCGACGGTCCGCGCACGATGCCCGCACGCGAGCAGATAGTGGTGCGCTACCTGAATTCGGTGCCGCTCGCCGCCCAGCCAGGCATCGGCGAAGTGAACGGCATCGGCGATGGACTTGCCGCCTGGTACGGCCGCGACTTCGCAGAAGTGAACCGCGTGCTGAAAGCGCCGCCGACGCCCGAGAATCTTCCTGAGCAGGGGCTTGCATTCCGTCAGGTGCTGTCGCTGATGATCGCGCAGCGCGGACCGTCGCATTTTCTGCTGCGCAAGAACGATGAACTCAATGCTCTGACGGAAAGCTATCTGCGGATCTTCGCGACGAATGGCGTGATCACGCCGCAACTGCGCGACGCCGCGCTCGCGCAACAACTCGTGCTGACACGCGCGAAGGTCGCGACGCCCGAAGGCTCGTTCATCGAGCGCAAAGCGGTGACGTCGTTGCGCACGCATCTGCTGTCGTCGCTCGGCGTGTCGAATCTGTACGACCTCGACCGGCTCGACGTTCGCGTGACGTCGACGATGAACAACCAGGTTCAGCAGGCCATCAGTGATCGTCTCGCCGCCGCCACGACCAAGGACGGCGCGCAAGCAGCGGGGCTTTATGGCTTCAACATGCTGCAGCCGAAGGACGACCCGTCGAAGATCGCGTTCAGCTTCACGCTGTTCGAAAAGCGCGACGGCGTGAACCTGTTGCGCGTGCAGACGGATAGCGTCAACCGCCCGTTCGATATCAATTCCGGCGCGCGCTTGAATCTCGGTTCGACGGCGAAGTTGCGCACGATCATCACGTATCTGCAGATCATGTCGGAACTGCATGCGCGCTATGGCCAGATGAGCGTCGATGAACTGCGCGCCGTGAAGCCCGAGCGCGAAGACGCCTTGACGCGCTGGGCGGTCGACTATTTCATGCACACCAACGACCGCTCGCTTCCGGCGATGCTCGATGCGTCGGTGGAGCGCAAGTATTCGGCAAATGCGGGCGAAACCTTTTTCACGGGAGGCGGCGCACAGACCTTCACGAACTTCGAAGCCGACGAGAACTCGCGCATCCTCACGGTGCATCAGGCTTTCCAGCATTCGGTGAATCTGGTGTTCGTGCGGATCATGCGCGACATCGTCCACTATGAAACGATCAAGACGTCTGGCCCGTCATCGCAATGGCTCAGCGATCCTGATACGCGCAAGATGTACCTGACGCGCTTCGCCGATCAGGAAAGCCGCGTGTACATGAATCGCTTCTACACGAAGTATCACGGCAAGACTCAGGACGAGATGCTTGCCGTTCTTCTGCGCGGCGTACGCAAGTCGCCTCCGAAAGTTGCGACCGTCCTGCGCAGCGTGCGGCCCGATGCACCGCAGGCGTGGTTCAACAGCCAGATGCGCGCCGCACTGAAGAACACGCCGAAAGCGAATCCGCCTGACGACGCGCTCGCGGAGCTCTATGCGAAGTATGCGATCGATAAATTCAACCTGAACGACCGCGCATACATTTCTAGCGTGCATCCGCTGGAACTGTGGCTCGTCAATTATCTACGCGAGCGTCCCGAGGCAAGTGCGAACGACGTGATGGAGGCTAGCCGCGAGGTGCGCGCCGATGCATACAAGTGGCTCTTCAAGACGCGCTATCACGCGACGCAGGATCGTCGCATTCGCCGCATGGTCGAGCAGCATGCGTACGATGCGATCGGCAAATCGTGGCAGGCGCTTGGCTATCCGTTTGCGCATCTGACGCCTTCGTATGCGGCGGCGATCGGTGCATCGGGGGACCGGCCCGCAGCGCTGGCCCAGTTGATCGGCGTGATTGCGAACAAGGGGAATCAGGCGCCGACGCAGAGCTTGAGTGAGCTTGAGTTTGCGAAGGGCACGCCGTACGAGACGCGCTTCGTGCGCGCGACGCCGCAGCCGAACGAGGCGATTTCGCCTGAGATTGCGCGGGTCGCGCAAGCCATGATGCGCGATGTCGTCGCTGGGGGAACGGCTAAGCGCCTTGCTGGTGGGATGACGTTTCCGAATGGGACGACGCTTGAGGTCTATGGCAAGACGGGGACTGGCGATCAGCGGCTCAATATCTATGCGAAGGGGCGGCGTCTGATCGAGTCGCGCAAGGTTAATCGTACGGCGACTTTTGTCTTTGCTATCGGCGATCGGTTTTTTGGCACCTTGACTGCCGTCGTGCATGAGCCTTATGCCAAGCGGTATGACTTCACCAGCGCCCTTGCAGTGCAATTGCTGAAGTCGATGGCTGCTGAATTGCAGCCCTTACTGGA
- a CDS encoding cupin domain-containing protein, whose product MQAHTRGAVRADVFRLGPRDWVPNNARLPVILYRDVLDAHGTGNGGKLAETFEAMFTRNGWPPKWRNGIFDYHHFHSSAHEVLGIAAGAADVIVGGPGGRVVHLEAGDVLLLPAGTGHCLESSSGPLEVVGAYPPGQQWDIRRDALTEAERAAMEALPFPQSDPVRGAQGPLLENWLKTA is encoded by the coding sequence ATGCAAGCTCATACGAGGGGTGCCGTGCGTGCCGACGTTTTCCGGCTCGGCCCACGCGACTGGGTGCCGAACAACGCGCGTCTTCCCGTGATCCTGTATCGCGACGTGCTGGATGCGCACGGCACTGGCAACGGCGGCAAACTTGCCGAGACATTTGAAGCGATGTTCACTCGCAACGGCTGGCCGCCGAAGTGGCGTAATGGAATCTTCGACTATCACCACTTCCACTCGTCGGCGCATGAGGTGCTCGGCATCGCCGCGGGCGCGGCGGATGTGATCGTCGGCGGGCCAGGCGGCCGCGTCGTGCATCTGGAAGCGGGCGATGTGCTCCTGTTGCCGGCGGGCACGGGGCACTGCCTCGAATCGTCGAGCGGACCGCTCGAGGTGGTCGGCGCGTATCCGCCGGGCCAGCAGTGGGATATCCGGCGCGACGCGCTGACGGAAGCAGAACGCGCCGCGATGGAAGCCTTGCCGTTTCCGCAGAGCGACCCGGTGCGCGGCGCGCAGGGTCCTTTGCTGGAGAACTGGCTGAAAACCGCGTGA
- a CDS encoding ABC transporter ATP-binding protein: MAANPSVLFGDHAATDTAQEAAHSSRLLAVDRVSLEYRTRERVVRATQDVSFDVYGGDRFVLLGPSGCGKSTLLKAVGGFIKPVSGTITLDGETVREPGADRIVLFQEFDQLPPWKTVLENIAFPLRVAKKLSRAEAKERAQHYLDKVGLASFAAAYPHTLSGGMKQRVAIARALAMQPRVLLMDEPFAALDALTRRKMQEELLRLWEEVRFTLLFVTHSIEEALIVGNRILLLSPHPGRVRAELNSHQYTQDSFGRSDFQHRIAQIHRLLFEEMESSR; encoded by the coding sequence ATGGCCGCGAATCCTTCCGTGCTCTTCGGCGACCATGCCGCGACGGATACAGCGCAAGAGGCCGCGCATTCGAGCCGCCTGCTTGCCGTCGATCGCGTGAGCCTTGAATACCGCACGCGCGAGCGTGTCGTGCGCGCGACGCAGGACGTGAGTTTCGACGTGTATGGCGGCGACCGTTTCGTTCTGCTGGGACCTTCGGGCTGCGGCAAGTCGACGTTGCTGAAAGCCGTCGGCGGATTCATCAAGCCCGTCTCGGGCACGATCACACTCGACGGCGAAACGGTACGCGAGCCGGGTGCGGACCGCATCGTCCTGTTTCAGGAATTCGACCAGTTGCCGCCGTGGAAGACGGTGCTCGAGAACATCGCGTTTCCTTTGCGCGTCGCGAAGAAGCTGAGCCGCGCGGAGGCGAAGGAACGTGCGCAACACTATCTCGACAAGGTCGGTCTTGCATCGTTTGCCGCTGCGTATCCGCACACGCTATCGGGTGGCATGAAGCAGCGCGTCGCGATTGCGCGCGCGCTCGCGATGCAGCCGCGCGTGCTGCTGATGGACGAACCGTTCGCCGCGCTCGATGCGCTCACGCGCCGCAAGATGCAGGAAGAGTTGCTGCGTCTGTGGGAAGAAGTGCGCTTCACGCTGCTGTTCGTCACACATTCGATCGAGGAAGCGCTGATCGTCGGCAATCGCATTCTGCTGCTGTCGCCGCATCCGGGCCGCGTGCGCGCCGAACTCAACAGCCATCAATACACACAGGACAGCTTTGGCCGTAGCGACTTCCAGCATCGCATCGCGCAGATTCACCGCCTGCTGTTCGAAGAAATGGAGTCCAGCCGATGA